A single region of the Ziziphus jujuba cultivar Dongzao chromosome 10, ASM3175591v1 genome encodes:
- the LOC107412081 gene encoding gibberellin receptor GID1C isoform X2 → MDSQTRLVLLRFCMVVPLNTWVLISNFKLAYNLLRRPDGTFNRHLAEFLDRKVPPNANSIDGVFSFDVIIDRETSLLSRIYRPANAEDPQTKYVDLEKPVTSEVVPVIIFFHGGSFAHSSANSAIYDTLCRRLVGICKAVVVSVNYRRAPENPYPSAYDDGWTALQWVNSRSWLQSKRDSRVHIYLAGDSSGGNIVHNVALRAARTDIEILGNILLNPMFGGQERTESEKRLDGRYFVTLQDRDWYWRAFLPEGEDRDHPACNPFGPRGESLEGIKFPKSLVVVAGLDLIQDWQLAYAKGLDKAGQKVKPLYLENATIGFYLLPNNDHFYTVMNEISDFVSSDCA, encoded by the exons ATGGATTCTCAAACTCGACTTGTTTTGTTACGTTTTTGT ATGGTTGTCCCATTGAATACGTGGGTCCTTATCTCAAACTTCAAGTTAGCATATAATCTTCTTCGACGTCCTGATGGGACTTTCAACCGCCACTTGGCAGAATTCCTGGATCGAAAAGTCCCACCCAATGCGAATTCAATTGATGGGGTTTTTTCGTTTGATGTCATCATTGACCGTGAAACTAGTCTTCTTAGCAGAATATATCGACCAGCCAATGCTGAAGATCCTCAGACCAAATATGTTGATCTTGAGAAGCCTGTGACCTCTGAGGTTGTTCCtgttataattttctttcatgGTGGAAGTTTTGCCCACTCTTCTGCAAATAGTGCTATATATGATACTCTGTGCCGTCGGTTAGTTGGAATATGCAAGGCTGTGGTCGTCTCGGTCAACTATCGTCGCGCCCCTGAAAATCCATATCCTTCTGCCTATGATGATGGATGGACAGCCCTTCAGTGGGTGAACTCAAGATCATGGCTTCAAAGCAAGAGGGACTCAAGAGTTCATATATATTTGGCGGGTGACAGCTCTGGCGGAAACATCGTGCATAACGTTGCTTTAAGAGCAGCAAGAACTGACATTGAAATATTGGGAAATATACTGCTCAACCCAATGTTTGGTGGGCAGGAAAGAACCGAGTCGGAGAAACGATTAGATGGGAGATATTTTGTCACCCTTCAAGACCGAGATTGGTACTGGAGAGCTTTTCTCCCTGAAGGGGAAGATAGGGACCATCCGGCATGTAATCCGTTTGGTCCAAGGGGTGAAAGTCTTGAAGGAATTAAGTTCCCTAAAAGCCTTGTTGTGGTGGCTGGTTTGGATCTTATTCAGGACTGGCAATTGGCTTATGCTAAAGGGCTTGATAAGGCTGGTCAGAAGGTGAAACCTCTATATCTGGAGAACGCAACAATAGGGTTTTACTTGTTGCCTAATAATGACCACTTCTATACTGTAATGAATGAAATAAGTGACTTTGTGAGTTCTGACTGTGCATAG
- the LOC107412081 gene encoding gibberellin receptor GID1C isoform X1, whose product MAGSNEVNLNESRMVVPLNTWVLISNFKLAYNLLRRPDGTFNRHLAEFLDRKVPPNANSIDGVFSFDVIIDRETSLLSRIYRPANAEDPQTKYVDLEKPVTSEVVPVIIFFHGGSFAHSSANSAIYDTLCRRLVGICKAVVVSVNYRRAPENPYPSAYDDGWTALQWVNSRSWLQSKRDSRVHIYLAGDSSGGNIVHNVALRAARTDIEILGNILLNPMFGGQERTESEKRLDGRYFVTLQDRDWYWRAFLPEGEDRDHPACNPFGPRGESLEGIKFPKSLVVVAGLDLIQDWQLAYAKGLDKAGQKVKPLYLENATIGFYLLPNNDHFYTVMNEISDFVSSDCA is encoded by the exons ATGGCTGGAAGTAATGAAGTCAACCTCAATGAGTCGAGG ATGGTTGTCCCATTGAATACGTGGGTCCTTATCTCAAACTTCAAGTTAGCATATAATCTTCTTCGACGTCCTGATGGGACTTTCAACCGCCACTTGGCAGAATTCCTGGATCGAAAAGTCCCACCCAATGCGAATTCAATTGATGGGGTTTTTTCGTTTGATGTCATCATTGACCGTGAAACTAGTCTTCTTAGCAGAATATATCGACCAGCCAATGCTGAAGATCCTCAGACCAAATATGTTGATCTTGAGAAGCCTGTGACCTCTGAGGTTGTTCCtgttataattttctttcatgGTGGAAGTTTTGCCCACTCTTCTGCAAATAGTGCTATATATGATACTCTGTGCCGTCGGTTAGTTGGAATATGCAAGGCTGTGGTCGTCTCGGTCAACTATCGTCGCGCCCCTGAAAATCCATATCCTTCTGCCTATGATGATGGATGGACAGCCCTTCAGTGGGTGAACTCAAGATCATGGCTTCAAAGCAAGAGGGACTCAAGAGTTCATATATATTTGGCGGGTGACAGCTCTGGCGGAAACATCGTGCATAACGTTGCTTTAAGAGCAGCAAGAACTGACATTGAAATATTGGGAAATATACTGCTCAACCCAATGTTTGGTGGGCAGGAAAGAACCGAGTCGGAGAAACGATTAGATGGGAGATATTTTGTCACCCTTCAAGACCGAGATTGGTACTGGAGAGCTTTTCTCCCTGAAGGGGAAGATAGGGACCATCCGGCATGTAATCCGTTTGGTCCAAGGGGTGAAAGTCTTGAAGGAATTAAGTTCCCTAAAAGCCTTGTTGTGGTGGCTGGTTTGGATCTTATTCAGGACTGGCAATTGGCTTATGCTAAAGGGCTTGATAAGGCTGGTCAGAAGGTGAAACCTCTATATCTGGAGAACGCAACAATAGGGTTTTACTTGTTGCCTAATAATGACCACTTCTATACTGTAATGAATGAAATAAGTGACTTTGTGAGTTCTGACTGTGCATAG